One window of Toxotes jaculatrix isolate fToxJac2 chromosome 19, fToxJac2.pri, whole genome shotgun sequence genomic DNA carries:
- the slc35a1 gene encoding CMP-sialic acid transporter isoform X1, with translation MAGENVSVVFKLYCLTVMTLVAATYTVALRYTRTVSTGDLYFSTTAVCLTEVIKLILSLGMLAKETGCPTRLKNAIVEHVFLSPKELLKLSVPSVVYAVQNNMAFLALSNLDAAVYQVTYQLKIPCTALCTVLMLNRSLSRLQWFSVFMLCGGVTLVQWKPAEATKVQIEQNPVVGFIAIAIAVLCSGFAGVYFEKVLKSSDTSLWVRNIQMYLSGILVTLIGVYMTDGEKVLEKGFFFGYTPWVCFVVFLASVGGLYTSVVVKYTDNIMKGFSAAAAIVLSTVASVILFGLQITITFASGASLVCVSIYLYGLPKQDTSKLSRQGTDNEYKQKLITVADSESAQITGKHT, from the exons ATGGCTGGCG AAAATGTGAGTGTGGTTTTCAAGCTGTACTGCCTGACAGTGATGACACTGGTGGCAGCTACATACACAGTGGCACTGCGGTACACAAGGACCGTTTCCACGGGAGACCTGTACTTCTCCACAACTGCAGTGTGCCTCACCGAGGTCATTAAATTAATACTGAGTCTGGGGATGTTGGCAAA AGAAACGGGATGCCCCACCAGACTGAAGAACGCCATAGTGGAACATGTGTTCCTCAGCCCAAAAGAGCTGCTGAAGCTGAGCGTGCCCTCTGTAGTGTATGCAGTTCAAAATAACATGGCCTTTCTTGCCTTGAGTAACCTTGATGCGGCAGTTTATCAG gTGACCTATCAGTTGAAGATCCCATGCACAGCCTTGTGTACGGTCCTCATGCTGAACCGCTCTCTCAGCAGGCTGCAGTGGTTCTCTGTCTTCATGCTCTGCGGAGGTGTCACACTCGTACAGTGGAAGCCTGCAGAGGCCACTAAGGTCCAG attGAGCAAAACCCAGTGGTTGGCTTCATCGCCATTGCTATTGCTGTCCTTTGCTCTGGATTTGCAG GTGTGTACTTTGAGAAGGTGTTGAAGAGCTCAGACACATCTCTATGGGTGAGGAACATACAGATGTACCTGTCCGGCATCTTGGTCACGCTGATTGGTGTTTACATGACCGATGGTGAAAAGGTCCTGGAAAAAGGCTTCTTTTTCGGTTATACACCCTGGGTGTGCTTTGTAGTAT TCCTGGCCAGTGTGGGGGGTCTGTACACGTCAGTGGTGGTGAAATACACAGACAACATCATGAAAggcttctctgctgcagctgccattGTTCTCTCAACAGTGGcttctgtcattttgtttggACTACAGATTA CGATCACATTTGCCTCTGGCGCCAGCCtcgtgtgtgtttccatctacCTATATGGACTTCCAAAGCAAGACACATCCAAGCTGAGCCGGCAAGGCACAGACAACGAATACAAACAGAAACTCATCACTGT TGCTGATTCTGAAAGTGCCCAAATCACAGGAAAGCATACTTGA
- the slc35a1 gene encoding CMP-sialic acid transporter isoform X2 — protein sequence MAGENVSVVFKLYCLTVMTLVAATYTVALRYTRTVSTGDLYFSTTAVCLTEVIKLILSLGMLAKETGCPTRLKNAIVEHVFLSPKELLKLSVPSVVYAVQNNMAFLALSNLDAAVYQVTYQLKIPCTALCTVLMLNRSLSRLQWFSVFMLCGGVTLVQWKPAEATKVQIEQNPVVGFIAIAIAVLCSGFAGVYFEKVLKSSDTSLWVRNIQMYLSGILVTLIGVYMTDGEKVLEKGFFFGYTPWVCFVVFLASVGGLYTSVVVKYTDNIMKGFSAAAAIVLSTVASVILFGLQITITFASGASLVCVSIYLYGLPKQDTSKLSRQGTDNEYKQKLITV from the exons ATGGCTGGCG AAAATGTGAGTGTGGTTTTCAAGCTGTACTGCCTGACAGTGATGACACTGGTGGCAGCTACATACACAGTGGCACTGCGGTACACAAGGACCGTTTCCACGGGAGACCTGTACTTCTCCACAACTGCAGTGTGCCTCACCGAGGTCATTAAATTAATACTGAGTCTGGGGATGTTGGCAAA AGAAACGGGATGCCCCACCAGACTGAAGAACGCCATAGTGGAACATGTGTTCCTCAGCCCAAAAGAGCTGCTGAAGCTGAGCGTGCCCTCTGTAGTGTATGCAGTTCAAAATAACATGGCCTTTCTTGCCTTGAGTAACCTTGATGCGGCAGTTTATCAG gTGACCTATCAGTTGAAGATCCCATGCACAGCCTTGTGTACGGTCCTCATGCTGAACCGCTCTCTCAGCAGGCTGCAGTGGTTCTCTGTCTTCATGCTCTGCGGAGGTGTCACACTCGTACAGTGGAAGCCTGCAGAGGCCACTAAGGTCCAG attGAGCAAAACCCAGTGGTTGGCTTCATCGCCATTGCTATTGCTGTCCTTTGCTCTGGATTTGCAG GTGTGTACTTTGAGAAGGTGTTGAAGAGCTCAGACACATCTCTATGGGTGAGGAACATACAGATGTACCTGTCCGGCATCTTGGTCACGCTGATTGGTGTTTACATGACCGATGGTGAAAAGGTCCTGGAAAAAGGCTTCTTTTTCGGTTATACACCCTGGGTGTGCTTTGTAGTAT TCCTGGCCAGTGTGGGGGGTCTGTACACGTCAGTGGTGGTGAAATACACAGACAACATCATGAAAggcttctctgctgcagctgccattGTTCTCTCAACAGTGGcttctgtcattttgtttggACTACAGATTA CGATCACATTTGCCTCTGGCGCCAGCCtcgtgtgtgtttccatctacCTATATGGACTTCCAAAGCAAGACACATCCAAGCTGAGCCGGCAAGGCACAGACAACGAATACAAACAGAAACTCATCACTGTGTGA
- the rars2 gene encoding probable arginine--tRNA ligase, mitochondrial isoform X1: MACFFRRRIAAKLGRTLQQSEDAFIPALSAVPVFKKQKTADFKLSVSTLRTSGMLPSSGDIQLQAEDLASQLKQDSVVEDMFVDRGMINFTVNRKLLVQKMLEPFGKQEDEKFGLNSELFNTLKKGTTLVEYSSPNIAKKFHAGHLRSTIIGNFIANLKQSLGNNVIRMNYLGDWGLQFGLLGAGFDQFGCQEKLKQNPLQHLFEVYVQVNKEAEHNEDMKQAARDFFRQLEQHESQAVSLWQQFREITVNEYQHIYKRLGVHFDIYSGESYHQDQAQKVVQQLQSQGLLKTSEKGTGVVDLSPDGDMSSVCTILRSDGTTLYITRDLAAAVDRKQKYHFDEMIYVTDKSQANHFQQLFHILLAMGHSWADRCQHVTFGLVQGMKTRTGEVVFLEDVLDEARARMLENMSQSKTTKEIDNPEDTAEKVGISALIVQDFKGPLLSDYKFDWDRMLQAQGDTGVFLQYTHARLCSLIRRNEGIEAAAFDPSLLLEQTSISILQHLLRYDEVLYQSAQDLQPKHLVNFLLKLCHLIASAHRELPVKGSPQDVAQARLRLFSRSCSVLANGMRILGIIPVDKM; this comes from the exons ATGGCTTGTTTCTTCAGAAGAAGAATTGCAGCGAAG CTGGGCAGGACGCTGCAGCAGTCTGAGGATGCCTTCATACCAGCTTTGTCAGCAGTTCCAGTTTTTAAGAAACA GAAGACTGCTGACTTCAAACTGTCAGTCAGCACGTTACGAACCAGCGGGATGTTGCCGTCCAGTGGGGACATTCAGCTACAGGCAGAAGACCTAGCCTCTCAG ttgaaGCAGGACAGTGTGGTGGAAGACATGTTTGTTGATCGTGGAATGATCAACTTTACAGTTAATCGCAAGCTTCTTGTACAG AAAATGCTGGAGCCATTTGGAAAGCAGGAGGATGAGAAATTTGGGCTAAACAGTGAACTTTTTAATACACTCAAGAAAGGAACAACATTAGTAGAATAcag ctCTCCAAACATCGCCAAAAAATTCCATGCTGGACACTTACGGTCTACAATTATTG GTAACTTCATTGCCAACCTCAAGCAGTCCCTCGGAAACAACGTTATTCGAATGAACTACCTTGGAGACTGGGGTTTGCAGTTTG GTTTGCTTGGAGCTGGGTTTGACCAGTTTGGATGTCAGGAGAAATTAAAACAGAATCCCTTACAGCATTTGTTTGAG GTGTATGTTCAAGTGAACAAGGAAGCAGAGCACAATGAGGATATGAAGCAGGCTGCCAGAGACTTCTTTAGACAGCTGGAGCAGCATGAGAGCCAGGCTGTGTCGTTATGGCAACAGTTCAGAGAGATCACAGTGAATGAGTATCAGCACATTTACAAG CGGTTAGGGGTCCACTTTGATATTTACTCCGGGGAGTCCTATCACCAAGATCAAGCCCAGAAAgtggtgcagcagctgcagagccaAGGCCTGTTGAAAACCTCTGA GAAGGGAACTGGTGTAGTGGATCTTTCCCCCGATGGAGACATGAGCAGCGTCTGTACAATACTCCGCAGCGACGGCACAACGTTGTACATCACCAG aGATCTTGCTGCAGCCGTTGACCGAAAACAGAAGTACCACTTTGATGAGATGATTTATGTG acaGATAAAAGTCAGGCGAATCACTTCCAGCAGTTGTTCCACATCCTCCTTGCTATGGGACATTCTTGGGCTGACAG GTGTCAACATGTGACCTTCGGTCTGGTGCAGGGCATGAAGACCCGGACGGGTGAGGTGGTGTTTCTGGAGGACGTGCTGGACGAAGCTCGGGCCAGGATGTTGGAAAACATGAGCCAATCAAAAA CAACAAAGGAAATAGACAAcccagaggacacagcagagaaagtgGGAATCAGTGCACTAATAGTTCAG GACTTCAAAGGTCCTCTGCTGTCGGACTATAAGTTCGACTGGGACAGGATGCTGCAGGCTCAGGGAGACACAGGCGTCTTCCTCCAGTACACACATGCTCGACTCTGCAG TTTAATACGGAGGAATGAGGGCATAGAGGCAGCGGCGTTCGATCCGTCCCTTCTACTTGAGCAGACAAGCATCTCGATCCTGCAGCACCTCCTTCG ATATGATGAGGTTTTATACCAGTCCGCCCAGGATCTGCAACCCAAACACCTAGTCAACTTTTTACTGAAGCTATG CCACCTGATCGCCTCAGCACACAGAGAGTTGCCGGTGAAAGGAAGCCCACAGGATGTTGCGCag GCAAGATTACGGCTGTTCAGCAGATCCTGCTCAGTCCTGGCCAACGGGATGAGGATCCTCGGCATCATACCGGTAGATAAAATGTGA
- the rars2 gene encoding probable arginine--tRNA ligase, mitochondrial isoform X2: MLPSSGDIQLQAEDLASQLKQDSVVEDMFVDRGMINFTVNRKLLVQKMLEPFGKQEDEKFGLNSELFNTLKKGTTLVEYSSPNIAKKFHAGHLRSTIIGNFIANLKQSLGNNVIRMNYLGDWGLQFGLLGAGFDQFGCQEKLKQNPLQHLFEVYVQVNKEAEHNEDMKQAARDFFRQLEQHESQAVSLWQQFREITVNEYQHIYKRLGVHFDIYSGESYHQDQAQKVVQQLQSQGLLKTSEKGTGVVDLSPDGDMSSVCTILRSDGTTLYITRDLAAAVDRKQKYHFDEMIYVTDKSQANHFQQLFHILLAMGHSWADRCQHVTFGLVQGMKTRTGEVVFLEDVLDEARARMLENMSQSKTTKEIDNPEDTAEKVGISALIVQDFKGPLLSDYKFDWDRMLQAQGDTGVFLQYTHARLCSLIRRNEGIEAAAFDPSLLLEQTSISILQHLLRYDEVLYQSAQDLQPKHLVNFLLKLCHLIASAHRELPVKGSPQDVAQARLRLFSRSCSVLANGMRILGIIPVDKM; the protein is encoded by the exons ATGTTGCCGTCCAGTGGGGACATTCAGCTACAGGCAGAAGACCTAGCCTCTCAG ttgaaGCAGGACAGTGTGGTGGAAGACATGTTTGTTGATCGTGGAATGATCAACTTTACAGTTAATCGCAAGCTTCTTGTACAG AAAATGCTGGAGCCATTTGGAAAGCAGGAGGATGAGAAATTTGGGCTAAACAGTGAACTTTTTAATACACTCAAGAAAGGAACAACATTAGTAGAATAcag ctCTCCAAACATCGCCAAAAAATTCCATGCTGGACACTTACGGTCTACAATTATTG GTAACTTCATTGCCAACCTCAAGCAGTCCCTCGGAAACAACGTTATTCGAATGAACTACCTTGGAGACTGGGGTTTGCAGTTTG GTTTGCTTGGAGCTGGGTTTGACCAGTTTGGATGTCAGGAGAAATTAAAACAGAATCCCTTACAGCATTTGTTTGAG GTGTATGTTCAAGTGAACAAGGAAGCAGAGCACAATGAGGATATGAAGCAGGCTGCCAGAGACTTCTTTAGACAGCTGGAGCAGCATGAGAGCCAGGCTGTGTCGTTATGGCAACAGTTCAGAGAGATCACAGTGAATGAGTATCAGCACATTTACAAG CGGTTAGGGGTCCACTTTGATATTTACTCCGGGGAGTCCTATCACCAAGATCAAGCCCAGAAAgtggtgcagcagctgcagagccaAGGCCTGTTGAAAACCTCTGA GAAGGGAACTGGTGTAGTGGATCTTTCCCCCGATGGAGACATGAGCAGCGTCTGTACAATACTCCGCAGCGACGGCACAACGTTGTACATCACCAG aGATCTTGCTGCAGCCGTTGACCGAAAACAGAAGTACCACTTTGATGAGATGATTTATGTG acaGATAAAAGTCAGGCGAATCACTTCCAGCAGTTGTTCCACATCCTCCTTGCTATGGGACATTCTTGGGCTGACAG GTGTCAACATGTGACCTTCGGTCTGGTGCAGGGCATGAAGACCCGGACGGGTGAGGTGGTGTTTCTGGAGGACGTGCTGGACGAAGCTCGGGCCAGGATGTTGGAAAACATGAGCCAATCAAAAA CAACAAAGGAAATAGACAAcccagaggacacagcagagaaagtgGGAATCAGTGCACTAATAGTTCAG GACTTCAAAGGTCCTCTGCTGTCGGACTATAAGTTCGACTGGGACAGGATGCTGCAGGCTCAGGGAGACACAGGCGTCTTCCTCCAGTACACACATGCTCGACTCTGCAG TTTAATACGGAGGAATGAGGGCATAGAGGCAGCGGCGTTCGATCCGTCCCTTCTACTTGAGCAGACAAGCATCTCGATCCTGCAGCACCTCCTTCG ATATGATGAGGTTTTATACCAGTCCGCCCAGGATCTGCAACCCAAACACCTAGTCAACTTTTTACTGAAGCTATG CCACCTGATCGCCTCAGCACACAGAGAGTTGCCGGTGAAAGGAAGCCCACAGGATGTTGCGCag GCAAGATTACGGCTGTTCAGCAGATCCTGCTCAGTCCTGGCCAACGGGATGAGGATCCTCGGCATCATACCGGTAGATAAAATGTGA
- the akirin2 gene encoding akirin-2 → MACGATLKRTLDFDPLMSPASPKRRRCAAVMSPVSSPQKYLRMEPSPFGEVSSKLTTEQILHNIKQEYKRLQKRRHLDSAFQQADGCCPLDLQNIHSGSALPGTSSGASSPTRKEQPLFSLRQVGMICERLLKEREDKIREEYDEILTTKLAEQYDAFVKFTHDQLMRRFGEQPASYVS, encoded by the exons ATGGCTTGCGGGGCTACTCTGAAAAGGACTCTTGACTTTGATCCGCTTATGAGCCCGGCTTCTCCTAAAAGGAGGAGGTGCGCTGCGGTCATGTCTCCGGTCTCTTCACCACAGAAGTATCTACGTATGGAGCCTTCACCTTTCGGGGAAGTGTCGTCTAAACTCACCACAG agCAAATTCTACACAACATCAAACAAGAATACAAGCGGCTGCAGAAACGACGACACCTGGACAGCGCTTTCCAGCAGGCAGATGGCTGCTGTCCTCTGGACCTGCAGAATATTCACAGTGGATCTGCCCTTCCAG GTACGTCCTCAGGTGCCTCGTCTCCTACCAGAAAAGAGCAGCCTTTATTTTCCCTCAGACAGGTTGGAATGATCTGTGAAAGACTACTGAAAGAACGAGAGGACAAAATCCGTGAAGAGTACGATGAGATATTGACAACAAAGCTTGCag AGCAATATGATGCATTTGTCAAGTTCACACATGACCAACTCATGCGAAGGTTCGGAGAACAGCCTGCAAGCT ATGTTTCCTGA
- the cnr1 gene encoding cannabinoid receptor 1, which translates to MKSVLDGVADTTFRTITSGLQYLGSNDANYDDPISDVDFKGSLSLQKPLSAFRSNSFPDKVPADEELILKGIPFYPTNATDLFGNRSTFRDETDNIQCGENFMDMECFMILTPSQQLAVAVMSLTLGTFTVLENLVVLCVILQSRTLRCRPSYHFIGSLAVADLLGSVIFVYSFLDFHVFHRKDSPNVFLFKLGGVTASFTASVGSLFLTAIDRYISIHRPLAYRRIVTRTKAVIAFCMMWTISIIIAVLPLLGWNCKRLNSVCSDIFPLIDENYLMFWIGVTSVLVLFIIYAYIYILWKAHHHAVRMLSRASQKSLVVYSADGTKVQTTRPEQARMDIRLAKTLVLILVVLVICWGPLLAIMVYDLFWRMDDDIKTVFAFCSMLCLLNSTVNPIIYALRSKDLRHAFLSSCHACRGSAQQLDNSLESDCQNRNANISANRAAESCVKTTVKIAKVTMSVSTETSAEAV; encoded by the coding sequence ATGAAATCTGTGCTGGATGGTGTGGCGGACACCACCTTCCGGACTATTACATCTGGTTTACAGTATCTGGGCTCCAATGATGCTAACTATGACGACCCCATCAGTGATGTAGACTTCAAGGGCAGCTTGTCTCTGCAGAAGCCCTTATCTGCTTTCCGCAGCAACTCCTTCCCAGACAAAGTACCTGCAGACGAGGAGCTCATCCTCAAGGGCATCCCCTTCTACCCCACCAATGCCACAGACTTGTTTGGCAACAGGAGCACATTCAGAGATGAGACTGACAATATACAATGTGGGGAGAACTTTATGGACATGGAGTGTTTCATGATCCTCACTCCCAGCCAGCAGCTGGCTGTGGCTGTGATGTCTCTCACTCTGGGTACCTTCACGGTGCTGGAGAACCTGGTGGTGCTCTGCGTCATCCTGCAGTCCCGCACCCTCCGATGCCGGCCGTCCTACCACTTCATTGGCAGTCTGGCTGTGGCTGACCTGCTGGGCAGTGTCATCTTTGTCTACAGCTTTCTGGACTTCCATGTTTTCCACAGGAAGGACAGCCccaatgtttttctcttcaagCTGGGTGGAGTCACGGCATCGTTCACAGCATCTGTTGGGAGCCTTTTCCTCACGGCTATTGACCGCTACATCTCCATACACCGACCTCTTGCCTACAGGCGCATTGTGACACGGACCAAGGCTGTCATAGCCTTTTGTATGATGTGGACCATCTCCATCATCATCGCAGTGCTACCTCTGCTGGGCTGGAACTGTAAACGTCTCAATTCTGTTTGCTCAGACATATTCCCTCTAATTGATGAGAACTACTTAATGTTCTGGATCGGTGTAACAAGTGTGCTGGTTCTTTTCATCATCTACGCCTACATATACATCCTGTGGAAAGCACACCACCATGCTGTGCGCATGCTGAGCCGGGCCTCCCAGAAGAGCCTCGTTGTTTACTCAGCAGATGGGACTAAAGTGCAGACCACACGCCCTGAGCAGGCACGCATGGACATCCGTCTGGCTAAGACCCTGGTGCTTATCCTTGTGGTGCTGGTCATCTGCTGGGGCCCATTGCTCGCCATCATGGTCTATGACCTCTTCTGGCGGATGGATGATGACATCAAAACAGTATTTGCATTCTGCAGCATGCTCTGTCTGCTCAACTCCACTGTCAACCCAATCATTTACGCCTTGAGGAGCAAGGACCTGCGGCATGCCTTCCTCAGCTCCTGCCACGCCTGCAGGGGCAGTGCCCAGCAGCTGGACAATAGCCTCGAGTCAGACTGCCAGAACAGAAATGCCAACATTTCTGCCAACAGGGCTGCGGAGAGCTGCGTGAAGACCACTGTGAAAATAGCCAAAGTAACAATGTCTGTGTCAACTGAAACTTCTGCAGAAGCTGTCTAA